The Bacillaceae bacterium IKA-2 DNA window GTTTTGAAATAGCGAGACCAAGACCCGTTCCACCCGTTTTACTATTTCTTGATTTATCAGCCCGGTAAAAGCTTTTAAAGATGTGAGGTAGATCCTCACTACTTATACCAGAGCCATTATCTTCTATTTTTACGAATAAAAACTCTTCTGTTTCCCGCACCGAAATCAGAATTTGACCTTTTTCCTTTTCTAAATACTTCACACTATTTTGAATGATATTGTTAAAAACACGCATTAATTTCTCCCGATCAGCTTTCACATAAACATTAGAACCTAGCTCATTATAAAATTGAATTTGAAAGCCATTTTTTTCAAGGTCATAAGATAAGTCATCGATAGACTCTTTAATAAAGTTGACAATGTTCATTTTTTCAAAATAAAACGGGACATGTCTTAAATCTAGTGTTGAAAATAAAAACAATTCATCAATTAAGGAGTCCATTTCTACTGCCTTTTTATAAATCGTATTGACGTATTTTTGCTGTTTTTCTTCTGTATTTGCGACTCCATCTCTAATTCCTTCGACATAGCCTTTAATTGAAGTAATTGGTGTTTTTAAGTCGTGAGAAATGTTAGAGATTAACAGTTTTCGATTTTCTTCGTATTGATGTTGAACTTCTACTGCTTCTTTTAATTTGAGACGCATGCTTTCAAAATCTTTTGTAAGGTTGCCAATTTCGTCTTTTCGTTCAACTTCTATTTTAAAATCAAGATTTCCAGATTTAATATTTTCCGTAGCATGTTGGAGTGCTTTTAATGGCTTCAAGATACTTCTTGAAACGAGGTAAGATAGTGTTCCGTTCGTACTTACTAAGATGACAATTAATAGAATTAATAAGAACGGAAGAAAACGACTTGCAAATTGCTCAAAGAAACTCGCCTCCTTTACTAAAAAGATACTTCCTTTACTTTGATCAGGAAAATAAAAATCATGCTGCTCAAATTTATAGGATTCCTCTCCAATTTTAATTGAATCATGAACATGGCTAACAAACTCGCCGAAAGGTGTTAAAGATAATTTGATCGGTTGGTCGTTAAACAACTTTGAGTTATAGGTAATTTCATCATTTATCCGTATGAATAAGGCAATGTTAAGTTCCTCAAGCTCGAGAGCTCTTTTGTTTAAAAAATTTTCATCATAAAATGACGCTGGTTTAGCTGTCGTCATTAATTTCATATCTGTAAAAATCAAATTTTTCTTTTCAATGTTTTCTAACTGAACCGTAGAATTCATTCTGCCTTCTTGCCCTGAAAACGTAAAAAAAAGTAACAAGACAGCGAAGCTGAAAAGAATACACGGTATGATGATCATCGCCATGAATGATAAATTAAGTCTTTTTTGAAGCGACATCAAACGCCACCTCCTATGTTCGTTTGGACATAACTAGAATTTAAACAAATAGGGCCACTTACTGCCCTATTTGTAATCTTAACTGATTTTAATATTAATGGAAATGATGACCCTTTTTTAATTCGATCGTTTCTAATTTTTTCCCGTCAAGATTTAAAGGTGGAAGTGTCGTTTCATTTATATTTTCAAAGCTAAAATCTAATTGAATATCTAACGTATGCGATTTTCCTTCTTGATCTTTTCCTGAAATCCGGAAGATGGCTTGTTGGTTTTTCATTAACCCAGCTTCAGTTAATTGTGCATCGACTTTTATTTGTTCAAATGTAATCTCATCAGTTAAATTAGGGAATTCTTGCTGATATGATCTTGTTAGAAATGGATAGTCATCCATTGTCATTTCCATATTTGCATGATGACCAGATGCTTTCTTTACCATATAAGATCCAATAGCATGGATGGCAGTCGGTATCTCATCGTTTGTAACATCTACTGATATCGTATTTTCTGGGCCGATCACAAAGCTATCATGTAAAGGACGAGTTAACGTATCTACAACGAGCTCAGCAACTTTCATTAGTTCTTTATTATGGACACGTTCATGACGTTCCCTCATTTTATCAGAATCTCGTTTACTTTCAAGGATATAGGTTGTATCTAATTGATCATTGTCGATATAAATATGTTTTTCATCTGAATTGATTTCAAGTTGAATGGTTTGATCTGAAGTCTTTAAATTAATGTTTGTTGATCCACGTTGTTCTTCAAGATTATAAATTGATTGAACAGTTAAATCTTGAAGTAGTTTATCGTTATTTGAAATGTTTAGTTCAATATTAGCAACAGCGCTCTTCATTTTATGAGTTTCTTTCAAAGCCTCTTTATAAATTTCGTAGCCCGACGAGTTAGTAGCAAGTACCGTATAAACTCCAACACCAAATAATAATACAGTTGATGCAACCGCTATTGTTAGCAGTTTCTTTTTCATAATAAATTACCTCCTATTTTTTTAAACATTGATACCTTTATTAAATGTGTCAATCGATAGCATAGTTCAGTTTTGATAAACTGTGCTCCCTCGTGAAATTAACTTACTTATAATATACCTAGTAAATATAAACTGTCGCTAAAGGAATTCTTAAATAATTCTTAAATTTGGTAACTGAATTTTTTGAAAATCCTCCTTTAAAAGCATTTTGCAGCGATGCATTAAGGTTTCATAAAGTAATAGGTAAATAATCAAAATATAGAATAGTAATAATTATAGTTATCTAGGATTATTTACTTGTATATATTCATATAATCAGATATACATATATGTAGTTGCAAAATATAAAACAAAGAAGGGTTAAAATGTTTAAAAGGCTAAAATTTTCTTCAGACAGATTTGATGGTTATTCATTAAGGAAGCTACAAAAGGATATTTTAGCAGGTTTAGTAGTCGGGATCATCGCGATTCCTTTAGGGATGGCATTTGCGATTGCGTCAGGCGTGAAACCAGAATATGGTATTTATACAACGATTATTGCAGGGATTATTATTTCAATATCTGGGGGTTCAAGATATCAAATTGGTGGACCAACTGGTGCATTCATTCCAATTTTATTTGGGATTGTGATTACCTATGGATTTGGAAATTTATTAATTGCTGGATTTTTAGCTGGTATAATTCTATTTTTTATGGGAGTTTTAAGATTAGGTTCCTTAATTAAGTTTATCCCCAAACCAGTTACAATCGGATTTACATCTGGAATAGCGGTCATTATTTTCACAGGAC harbors:
- a CDS encoding HAMP domain-containing sensor histidine kinase: MSLQKRLNLSFMAMIIIPCILFSFAVLLLFFTFSGQEGRMNSTVQLENIEKKNLIFTDMKLMTTAKPASFYDENFLNKRALELEELNIALFIRINDEITYNSKLFNDQPIKLSLTPFGEFVSHVHDSIKIGEESYKFEQHDFYFPDQSKGSIFLVKEASFFEQFASRFLPFLLILLIVILVSTNGTLSYLVSRSILKPLKALQHATENIKSGNLDFKIEVERKDEIGNLTKDFESMRLKLKEAVEVQHQYEENRKLLISNISHDLKTPITSIKGYVEGIRDGVANTEEKQQKYVNTIYKKAVEMDSLIDELFLFSTLDLRHVPFYFEKMNIVNFIKESIDDLSYDLEKNGFQIQFYNELGSNVYVKADREKLMRVFNNIIQNSVKYLEKEKGQILISVRETEEFLFVKIEDNGSGISSEDLPHIFKSFYRADKSRNSKTGGTGLGLAISKQIIEAHGGMIWAESGAEETGTVINFSLQMADKNEDQK